Proteins encoded in a region of the Cinclus cinclus chromosome 19, bCinCin1.1, whole genome shotgun sequence genome:
- the DOLK gene encoding dolichol kinase, whose product MLNKAVLVESLLVFTMVLLVHAVVWDRFSWCAVALAIQAFYVQFKWDRLLQLGGAVFQFRGAANSGLLPASMVMPLLGVVMKERCRAAGIVYFERFGVVVASTGMLLALFLSVLAVGITKPVPTNTCILTGIAGSVIIYTMKHSLTVSEVIEVLEVLLIFVYLSMILLYLLPRCFTPGEALLVLGGVSFVLNQLIKRSLNVIEGRGDPIDFFLLVAVVGVVLLGLFFTVLFIFMDSGTWISSMFFHMMTAVLGLGVIMPWLYRLIQRNPLFWLLQFLFQTQTRLYLLVYWTFLAASACGVVFYQNTKRSSESKKHQASTVTRKYFHFIVVATYVPGLIYDRQLLYIAAVLCLAVFIFLEYVRYFRIKPFGQTLRHLLSLFLDERDSGPLILTHIYLLLGMSLPVWLFPRSCAPKGTLPGAGALVPYSGVLAVGVGDTIASVFGSTMGEIKWPGTKKTFEGTMTAIFAQIIAVALILIFDSSVNLNSSYAWILASVSLVSLLEAYTTQIDNLLLPLYLQIMLMA is encoded by the coding sequence ATGTTAAACAAAGCAGTGCTGGTGGAGTCACTGCTGGTGTTCACCATGGTGCTGTTGGTGCACGCTGTGGTGTGGGACAGGTTCTCCTGGTGCGCCGTCGCTTTGGCCATCCAGGCCTTCTACGTGCAGTTCAAATGGGAccggctgctgcagctggggggAGCCGTGTTCCAGTTCCGTGGGGCAGCCAACAGTGgcctcctgcctgccagcaTGGTCATGCCCCTGCTGGGGGTGGTGATGAAGGAGAGGTGCAGGGCTGCCGGCATCGTGTACTTCGAGCGCTTTGGCGTCGTCGTGGCTTCCACGGGAATGCTGCTCGCTCTCTTCCTGTCTGTCTTAGCAGTTGGCATCACCAAACCTGTGCCAACCAACACTTGCATCCTCACTGGTATTGCTGGCAGCGTAATTATTTACACCATGAAACATTCCTTGACTGTCTCAGAAGTGATAGAGGTTCTAGAAGTGCTGCTCATTTTTGTCTACCTCAGTATGATCTTGCTGTACTTGTTGCCTCGATGTTTTACCCCCGGAGAAGCGCTGCTGGTTCTTGGAGGTGTAAGTTTTGTTCTCAATCAGCTCATTAAACGCTCACTGAATGTAATCGAGGGCAGAGGGGATCCCATTGACTTCTTCCTTCTGGTGGCAGTTGTCGGAGTTGTTCTTCTTGGTCTTTTTTTCACTGTGCTCTTCATTTTCATGGATTCGGGCACGTGGATCTCCTCCATGTTTTTCCACATGATGACAGcagtgttaggcttaggggtcATCATGCCTTGGCTGTACCGACTGATCCAGAGGAACCCTTTGTTTTGGCTGCTCCAGTTTCTGTTTCAGACACAGACAAGACTTTACCTTCTTGTGTATTGGACTTTCTTGGCTGCCTCAGCATGTGGTGTGGTTTTCTACCAGAACACCAAGAGATCATCTGAATCTAAAAAACACCAGGCCTCGACTGTAAccaggaaatatttccatttcattgtTGTAGCTACTTATGTTCCTGGACTAATTTATGACCGCCAGCTCCTCTAcattgctgcagtgctgtgtctggCAGTGTTTATCTTCTTAGAGTACGTTCGGTACTTCAGGATCAAACCTTTTGGACAAACCCTCAGGCAtctgctctctctcttcttgGATGAAAGAGACAGTGGACCTCTCATCTTGACCCATATTTACCTCCTCCTTGGCATGTCCCTCCCAGTGTGGCTGTTTCCCAGATCTTGTGCTCCAAAAGGCACCTTGCCCGGGGCAGGAGCGCTGGTCCCCTACTCTGGGGTGTTGGCAGTAGGGGTGGGAGACACCATTGCCTCTGTTTTTGGCAGTACAATGGGGGAAATCAAATGGCCAGGGACAAAGAAGACCTTTGAAGGGACAATGACAGCTATTTTTGCACAGATCATTGCTGTGGCTCTCATTCTGATCTTTGACAGCAGTGTGAATCTGAACTCCAGCTATGCCTGGATTCTGGCATCTGTGAGTTTGGTTTCTCTTTTGGAAGCTTACACTACTCAAATTGATAATCTGCTGTTGCCTCTCTACCTCCAGATCATGCTTATGGCATAG
- the PHYHD1 gene encoding phytanoyl-CoA dioxygenase domain-containing protein 1 isoform X1, which translates to MLYHQKSKQYCAVLNVPARNRKLVMGTKIPGAVQESNSPVLAFITCWDKDHVERRGVSPAEPGSHRGGGVGVWGASVPMASVTQHQIQKFHKDGFLVLEQFFSAEECDSMRSQIQRIVAEMEVPPHCRTAFSTREEEQLQVQGSSDYFLTSGDKIRFFFEKGVLDEEGNFLIPKEKSVSKIGHALHAYDPVFKEITHSPKVQELGRKLGLERPVVVQSMYIFKQPGIGGEVTPHQDATFLHTEPLGRILGFWIALEDATQENGCLWFIPGSHTNGITRRMVRAASGASTCVEFVGSEPAYDDKQFIPLPISKGGLILIHGEVVHKSELNSSESSRHVFTFHVMEAKGTTWSKENWLQPTPELPFPSLYT; encoded by the exons ATGCTTTACCACCAAAAGTCAAAACAATACTGTGCAGTCCTGAATGTCCCTGCCAGGAACAGAAAACTGGTGATGGGGACAAAAATCCCTGGAGCTGTGCAAGAGTCCAACAGCCCAGTGCTGGCTTTTATCACATGCTGGGACAAGGATCACGTGGAGAGGCGGGGAgtcagccctgcagagcccgggTCACATCGTGGTGGTGGTGTTGGGGTCTGGGGAGCTTCTGTCCCGATGGCATCCGTAACCCAGCATCAGATCCAGAAG TTCCACAAGGATGGCTTCCTTGTCCTGGAGCAGTTTTTCAGCGCGGAGGagtgtgacagcatgaggagcCAGATCCAGAGAATCGTGGCGGAGATGGAGGTGCCGCCGCACTGCCGCACCGCCTTCTCCACCAGGGAGGAGGAACAGCTCCAGGTGCAG GGTAGCTCGGATTATTTCCTAACCAGTGGAGACAAGATTAGGTTCTTCTTTGAGAAAGGTGTTTTGGATGAGGAAG GTAACTTTCTAATTCCAAAGGAGAAGTCAGTCAGCAAGATTGGCCATG CTCTACATGCTTATGATCCTGTCTTCAAGGAAATCACCCACTCCCCCAAGGTGCAG GAACTGGGAAGAAAACTAGGCCTTGAGAGACCAGTAGTTGTGCAGAGCATGTATATCTTCAAG caACCTGGCATTGGTGGTGAAG TGACACCACACCAGGATGCCACCTTCCTGCACACGGAGCCTCTGGGCAGGATCCTGGGGTTCTGGATTGCCCTGGAAGATGCCACCCAGGAGAATGGCTGCTTGTGGTTCATCCCTGGCTCTCACACCA ATGGAATTACCCGGAGGATGGTCCGTGCAGCTTCAGGTGCCTCAACATGTGTGGAGTTTGTAGGCTCAGAGCCAGCCTACGATGACAAGCAGTTCATACCTCTGCCTATAAGTAAAG GTGGACTCATCCTCATCCATGGTGAGGTTGTCCATAAGAGTGAACTCAACAGCTCGGAGTCTTCTCGCCACGTGTTCACCTTCCACGTGATGGAAGCCAAAGGCACCACCTGGAGCAAAGAGAACTG GCTCCAGCCAACTCCTGAACTGCCTTTTCCATCACTCTACACTTGA
- the PHYHD1 gene encoding phytanoyl-CoA dioxygenase domain-containing protein 1 isoform X2 codes for MLYHQKSKQYCAVLNVPARNRKLVMGTKIPGAVQESNSPVLAFITCWDKDHVERRGVSPAEPGSHRGGGVGVWGASVPMASVTQHQIQKFHKDGFLVLEQFFSAEECDSMRSQIQRIVAEMEVPPHCRTAFSTREEEQLQVQGSSDYFLTSGDKIRFFFEKGVLDEEGNFLIPKEKSVSKIGHALHAYDPVFKEITHSPKVQQPGIGGEVTPHQDATFLHTEPLGRILGFWIALEDATQENGCLWFIPGSHTNGITRRMVRAASGASTCVEFVGSEPAYDDKQFIPLPISKGGLILIHGEVVHKSELNSSESSRHVFTFHVMEAKGTTWSKENWLQPTPELPFPSLYT; via the exons ATGCTTTACCACCAAAAGTCAAAACAATACTGTGCAGTCCTGAATGTCCCTGCCAGGAACAGAAAACTGGTGATGGGGACAAAAATCCCTGGAGCTGTGCAAGAGTCCAACAGCCCAGTGCTGGCTTTTATCACATGCTGGGACAAGGATCACGTGGAGAGGCGGGGAgtcagccctgcagagcccgggTCACATCGTGGTGGTGGTGTTGGGGTCTGGGGAGCTTCTGTCCCGATGGCATCCGTAACCCAGCATCAGATCCAGAAG TTCCACAAGGATGGCTTCCTTGTCCTGGAGCAGTTTTTCAGCGCGGAGGagtgtgacagcatgaggagcCAGATCCAGAGAATCGTGGCGGAGATGGAGGTGCCGCCGCACTGCCGCACCGCCTTCTCCACCAGGGAGGAGGAACAGCTCCAGGTGCAG GGTAGCTCGGATTATTTCCTAACCAGTGGAGACAAGATTAGGTTCTTCTTTGAGAAAGGTGTTTTGGATGAGGAAG GTAACTTTCTAATTCCAAAGGAGAAGTCAGTCAGCAAGATTGGCCATG CTCTACATGCTTATGATCCTGTCTTCAAGGAAATCACCCACTCCCCCAAGGTGCAG caACCTGGCATTGGTGGTGAAG TGACACCACACCAGGATGCCACCTTCCTGCACACGGAGCCTCTGGGCAGGATCCTGGGGTTCTGGATTGCCCTGGAAGATGCCACCCAGGAGAATGGCTGCTTGTGGTTCATCCCTGGCTCTCACACCA ATGGAATTACCCGGAGGATGGTCCGTGCAGCTTCAGGTGCCTCAACATGTGTGGAGTTTGTAGGCTCAGAGCCAGCCTACGATGACAAGCAGTTCATACCTCTGCCTATAAGTAAAG GTGGACTCATCCTCATCCATGGTGAGGTTGTCCATAAGAGTGAACTCAACAGCTCGGAGTCTTCTCGCCACGTGTTCACCTTCCACGTGATGGAAGCCAAAGGCACCACCTGGAGCAAAGAGAACTG GCTCCAGCCAACTCCTGAACTGCCTTTTCCATCACTCTACACTTGA